The DNA window CCGCCTCGGCCGTCCCGCGCACGAGCATGTGGTCGCCGTCCCCCACGGGCCGGCGCAGCGGGGCGGCGCTCTCGCCCTCATGCACGGCGACGAGTTGCAGGCCGGGGAAGGCCGAGAGATCGACCTGCGACGGAGACAGGCCGACATAGGACGAGGTGGCGCGCACGCGCATCCGGAAGACGCCGTCGGCGAGGCCGTACTGCTCCACCAGGGTCCTGGCATGGTGACTGAGGTCGGCTGGCATCTTGGCGCCGTTGCGCTGCGGCAGGAGCCGTTCGCCGAAGAGGATGATGATGGCCATGGTGCCAAGGAGAAGGGGGGCACCCACGAGGGCGAATTCGAGGAAGGCGAACCCACCGACCCCGGCGTCGAGCCCAGCCTCCGAGACGAGGACGTTCACCGGCGTTCCGGTGAGTGCGAGCATCGATCCCGCGTGGGCCGAGAAGACAAGGGGCATCAGCAGTTGGGAGGACTTCCTCCTGAGGCGCATGGCCATGACCATGACGACCGGAAGCAGGGCGGCAACGGCACCGTTGACGCTGATCATGGCCGTGAGCAGGGCTACGAGGCTCATCGTGAGGAGCAGCAGACGGGTCCGGCTCTCCTGTCCCGCTCCCTGGATCAGGAGCTGACCAGCCCAAGCGGTCACGCCGGTTGCCTCAAGAGCTGCACTGACCACGAAGAGACAGGTGATGAAGATGACGGCAGGGTCGCCGAAACCGCCGAGCGCCTGCTCCAGCGTCAGAACCTGCGTGGCCCACAGAGCCAATGCGGTCGCCATCGCGACGACAACGACCGGCAGCCTGTTCCAGACGAACAGGACGACGGCCGCCGCGATGATGACGGCGATGTAAGTGATCGGGCTCAATCGCTCACTCGTCCTCGATCGTGGCCAAGAGCAGCGCCAAGCGGCAGCCGGTCGCGAATTCCGGCAGGTTCACGTATTCCTTGATCGTGTGGATCTCCGCCTGTCCGGCCCCGATGGTGACGGTCGGGACACCATGCTTGTCGAGCCAGTTGGCATCAAGGCCGCCGTTCGAGAACACGTAATTGGGTGTGAGGCCGAGCATGGTCATCGCCCGGGTCGCGCGGCGTACGACGGGTGCAGTCTCATCCAGGTTGAAGGGTGGATAGGATGGTGTGTGGGTGAAGGTCATTTCGGCCATTTCGCCTTGATCGTCCTTCACCGCTTCCCGACCTCTCCGGAAAGCCCCTTCAAAGCCCTGCGCGATCGCCGTCGCAAACGCGGAGGTTGGGCTCCGCGCCTCTCCCTTGATGAACGCATAGTCGGTGACCACGTTCGTCGCGTCCCCGGCGGCCTTGCCGTCCTTTCCGCCGAAGATGCCGACATTGCTGGTGCCCTTGCCGTCGGCCTTCACCACCTTGCCGAACCAGCCCTCCCGCTGCGCCTCGGCAAGCCCGATGGCGCCGACCAGCGACGCCGAGATGCCCTTCTCGGGCGCCACGCCCGCATGCGAGGCCTTGCCGATGATCTCGACCTCCCAGTTTTCCTGCCCGACCGCCCCGATGATCAGATCGTTCGGATCCTGGCCGTCCACATTGATGCACATGACGGCCCCGCCGAGATCAACCGGGTCGAGCTCGCGCGCGCCGTGAAGGCCGCTTTCCTCACGCACCGTGAAGAGCAGCGTGATCGGCGGGTGCGGCAGGTTGTGCTTCAGCAGCGTCTCTGCGAGCACGACGAGGATGGCGCATCCCGTACGATTGTCTCCGCCGAGGGCCGTCGTGCCATCCGAGACGATACGGTCGCCCTCCCGTCTAGGCTTGGCGCCGGCGCAAAGCGGCACCGTGTCGAGATGGGTCGCGAACAGCAGCCGCGGCCCGGGCCGGGTTCCGGGTAGATCGACGATCAGGTTTCCCGTTTCCGTCGGGACGGGAATGCGCTTGTGCGCGGTATCGAAGCGGATCGCGGAGGCCGGAACGCCCGCCTTCCTGAGGGCGTCGGAAACGGCCGCAGCGATCCGGGCTTCGCTCCCCGTGACGCCTTCGACCGAGAGAAACCGCATCAGGTGATCCTCGGCGGCGGCGACATCGAGGGGTGGCGCAAAGCTGTCCATCGTTCGATCCAATGTTTGCGGTTGCCTGATAGGTTCACAATCCCCACGGAAGCCCGAGCATCTTCCAGAGGGCGAAGAGGGCGGTCCAGAGAACGAACATCCACACGACATAGGGAAGCATGAGCGACACGACTGTGCCGACGCCAGCCGTCCGGTCGTATCTCTGGGCGAATCCCACGACGAGGGCGAAATAGGCGTTCAGGGGCGTGATCGCATTCATGGGCGAGTCGCCGACGCGATAGGCAGCGAGCACAGCTTCCGGCTCGACCCCGAGCTTCATGAGCAAGGGTACGAACACAGGAGCGAAGATCGCCCATTTGGCGATGGCGCCGGTCAGCAGCAGGTCGATGATCGCGACCACCACGATGAAGCCGAGCAGCAGCGGCAGCGCGCCGATGTTGGCCGCCTGCAACGCGCCCGACAGGCTGAGCGCCATCACGGTGCCCATGTTGGTATAGGTGAAATAAGCCACGAACTGGCTCAGCACGAAGAACAGGAAGATCGTGCCGCCGAGGCTCTTGATCGACTTCTCGATCGCTGCGATGACCTCGGGCAGTGTCCTGAGCGTCCCGGCACCGATGCCGTAGGCCCAGCCCGTCACGAGGAACATCAGCATGATCAGCGCGATCAGGCCGCTCATGAAGGGCGAGTCGCCGATCAACTCGCGCGTTTCGGGGTTCCGGAGAGGCGCGCCGGATGGAAGGGTCAGCAGGCAGAAGACGGCGATCAGTCCGAGCAGCCCGAGACCGGCGTAGCGCAGGCCGCGCGACTCCTGCTCCGACAGTTCGGCGCTTTGCTCCGTCGTGGTTCCCTCCGCGGCCAGCCTCGGGTCGTAGGCGCCCAGGCGGGGTGCGACTATGCGGTCGGTGATGAAGGCGACGACGACGGTGAGGAACAGCACGGACGCGAAGGAGAACCAGACATTCGAGGCAAGGCCGATGGAGCGGTTCGGATCGACGAGATGAGCCGCGTCATTGGTGAACTCCACCAGCACGGCATCGAGCGGCTTGATCAGCATGTTGACCGTGAAGGCACCGGCCACGGCAGCAAAGCCCAGCGCGAGCCCGGCCAGGGGATGGCGCCCGACAGCCAGATAGGCGATGCCCGCAAGCGGGATCAGGACCAGATAGCCCGCATCGGCCGCGATGCTCGCGATGATGCCGACGAAGGACAGGATGTAGGTGAGCGCCCAGGCCGGCGAGACGATCACGAGCTTGCGGATCAGAGCGGTGACGAGTCCGGATTCTTCGGCCACCCCGGCGCCGATCATTGCGACGATCATGAGGCCCACCGCCGTGAACCCCATGAAGTTCGGGATCAGCGACGCGTACATGAAGCGGATGCCGTCGGCGGTCAGGAGGCTGCGGATCTCCGTGGTGGCGGTCTCGACCAGGTGCGTGTCCGGGTTGATGCGCTCGAAGGTGACGGCCGCGCCGAACAGACTGAGCACGGCCGAGAGCACGATGACGATGCCGATAAGAATCAGGAAAATGACGACGGGATGGGGAACCATGTTCCCCACGCGTTCAACGCCGTCGAGAAAACGCTGCATCGAGGTCTTCGATGCGACTTCCGTGCTGGTTGTCATTTCTCGCCCTTCAGATCGAGGGCCCCGCGACAGGAGGCACGACACACAGCTGTGCTATGACCAGGCTAGTTGCTCAGCAATGAGCGGGACTCGCGACACTCAATCCGCTGGCTCGTGACAATCGTCTTCGAGATCCGAGACGGAGACATGGACTCTCTTGAGCAAAATGCCCATTCTACAGGTCACTTAGCGACGGATTATGGTCTCTTTCCGAGACGGTGACAAGCAATAAATCCTGGGATCGCGATGGAAGCGTCGTGCTTCGCCAACATGCACGGATCCGGTATCCGGGTTCCTCGACGATCTCGCAGGCTTGTCTCCTTCGGGCTCAATTGTGGATCGGCATTCAGCCGCCGGGGGTGCGCGAGTCCCTCGTAGCCCTTGCGTCGCATGGGGTCTCGACGTCCGGCGTCGGGCCATTTGCTCCTGATGCGGACTGTCGGTATCCTGTTGCGTGATCTTGCTTGAATACGCGCTGCGGAAGCGCCGACGAGCGGCTCTGGACTGCGAACTGGTTCGATGGCACCGGCCCGCAAGGACGGTAGGGTTGATCGTCATGGCCGCGATGGACCGGGAGGGACGACGTGGATCAACCTCATGTTCCCTTGGACGAGACGCATCGTGGCCCCTCCCACCTTGCCTCGACGAACTGGGCTTTGATGACGATGGCGACCCTCATCGTCCTCGGCGCCGTCTACATTGCCGAGGCGGTCATTGCGCCGGTTGCCTTCTCGCTGTTCCTGATCGCGCTCGTCTGGCCGTTGCAGGCCCGTCTACAGGCCTTCGTTCCTCGTCTCGTCGCCCTGGCGATCAGCGTCCTGTTGCTGGTGATTGCGTTCAGCGGGTTCGCCTCGCTGGTGGTCTGGGCCTTCAGCCGGGTCGGACGCTGGATCCTCATCAATCTGGGACGCTTCCAGGCAATCTACAATCAGATGGCGGCCTGGCTCGAGGAGCAGGGAATCGTCGTGGCGAGCCTCTGGGCGGATCACTTCAACATCAGTTGGGTCGTGGGACTCATGCAGAAGTTCACGGGTCAGGTGAACACCACCCTGAGCTTCTGGCTCGTCGTTCTCGTCTACGTCATCCTCGGGTTGCTCGAAGTCGAAGGAACAGCGCGGAAAATCGGAACCTTGCCGGATCAGCGCATGGCACGAGTCCTGCTTGTCGGCGCCGCGGAAGGGGCTGTGAAGATCCGTCGCTACATGGTGGTTCGCACCGTGATGAGCGCTCTGACCGGCGCGCTCGTCTGGCTCTTCGCGGAACTCTTCGGGTTGCCTCTTGCGCAGGAATGGGGGGTGATTGCCTTCACGTTGAACTACATCCCTTTCATCGGTCCCTTCATTGCTACCCTGTTCCCCACATTGCTCGCGATGGTGCAGTTCGACACCTGGCAGGCGGTCATCACGGTTTTCGCCTGCCTGAACGTGATCCAGTTCGTGGTTGGAAGCTACATCGAGCCTCGTCTTTCCGGGAGCGTGCTCGCCATGTCTCCGTTCGTCGTGTTGTTCTCGATCTTCCTCTGGACCTTCCTGTGGGGGCTGCCAGGAACGTTCATCGGGCTTCCGATCACGATTGCCTTTCTCACCTTCTGTGCCCAGGATCCAGCGACGCGATGGCTGGCCGTTCAGCTGGGACCGCCGGACGAGGCGGATGAACCACTTCCCGATCATCCTCATCCGAAAACGTGACTTCGACCCGTTCAGGCCTGGCGAGCTGAAGCCCGTCATCGACCATCGCGAGGGTATGCACCAGGAAGGAAGCGCCCTCGCTCTGCGCGGCATGCATGACCTGTGATGAGGCGGAAACGATCCGGACGCCTCCGCATTCACCAATCCACTCCGTGTGCCGATGTCCGTGGAACACCACGAGGCGACGGGCGAAGGGCCGAATCTGCCGGACGATCCACGATCCATTGATGAGGGCTGTGCCGATCCGTTCCGAGAAGGCCTGCGCTGGTGTGGGGTATTCTACCATGTGGTGATGAAGGGCGATGATCCAGCCGGCGCGGGGATAGCGCTCAATGGCGGCCACCAGATCCTGCGCTTGAAGCGCCGACATGATTCCAAGGGCGTTCGTGAAGGAAAAGTGGGTCTCCGCGTTCGAATTGAGAAGCGCCACGCCGATGCCTTCATCCGTCGTCGGCGGAACGATCAGGGGAAATGCGTCGTCCCAGATCTGCGCCACTCGCAGCGACTGACGGATCCCTCCCGTTTCGGCAAAAGCCTCGATGTCGTTCCTGTACGGGGCAAGTCTCTCCGAAAGAGTGGGGCCGAGGCGCCCCGCCTTGGAATCGAAGCAGAAGACCCTGCCTCCGTGCAGAGCTTCGATCGCTGAGAGGGTCCTGAGTTGGCGCAGGCGCTTTCCCGGGCTGGTCGGCAGCTCGAGCCGAGCCGGATTCGCGCGGTCGACCACGTTCACGTCATGGTTGCCGGGCAGGATCAGCAAACGCCGAGCCAGATCGGGATAAGCGCCGACGGCGTCCAGGAACTCCGCCCACTCGGCGGATCGCCCGGCATCGGTCATGTCGCCCGTGATCAGGACGAGATCGACCGGGTGGTGACGGTGGAGCGACTCGAGACGATCGAGGACACGGTGCATTCGTCCGTTGCCCTGGGGTCCAGTCCGGCCGCTTTCGATCCGGAATCCATATCGCTCCCCGACCATGTGGAGATCGGACAGGTGCGCGATCCGCCATGTCCGGAGCCCCGACGGGATCTCCGCGAACGTCATGAGGTCGGCAGGCCGTCCCAGGGAACCATCGGCCACCGCCCAAACGAGAGCTGCCCCCATGACGTAGCATCCGACGATGACCACCGCGTTGGCGAGAGCGGGAGCGATCAGCTGGAGCGGCGTGAAAACGTCGCCTGCGTGCCCGATCCATCGCGATGAAGGCCAGGCGAGGAGGACGAACCAGAGCGACAGGCCGCTCAGCAGCAGGCCTCCGCCCAGAGCCGCGGCAGCGTAGAGACGTGTACGCCGCTGCGGTTCGAGATCGGGGGCGAGTTTGCCGCCGATGTGGCGCAGGCCTTCCCGGAACAGAGCATAAACCGGCTGAACGGCCAGTGCATTGAGCGACCAGAGGCTTTGCTCCGCCGCGCGCAGGACGGGCCTGCCGCCGATCCACGCAAGCGCCACGAGGCCCCCGACGATCAGCAGCGACCAGAATCCTGCGAGCGCGGTCGCGAGTTGCCCGGATATGGTGGTGGCCCATCCCAGGATGACCAGTGGGGCAAGTCCGAGGAGAAGCGCAGGAAGGCCGATCAGCATGATCCAAGCCACAATGAGCTTCGCGACGCTGATTTCCGCGAGGAGTCGTCCACCAATCGCGATCAAGGACCGGCTCTTGGGACTTGCGATGTCATCCTCGATGTCGCCGCCGCGCGGGTCGATGAGTAAGGGAATGGGAGGATCCGCGATCGGGTCCTGCATCATCCCTGTCGGCTGCTCGGACGGTGGCTTCCTCATCATGGCGGAACCCGGTTGTTGCTCGAGAGACCGGAATCCATGAGCGTTCGACCGCTCGGACCTTCTCCGGTCCCGATGACTTCAACGCCCCGAGGGCATCATCTGAGCCCTAGACCCCGCCTATGATGATGACACGGTTTCCCATCCTGGAACACCTGGAGGACTGGGCGTCACCTCGGCAGGGTGTCCTTGTAGAGCCGACCGTCTTTCATGATGACGACGAAGTTCTTGGCCGGGTCGGCGACGAGGTCGAGGTTCTCGAGCGGGTTGCCGTCGACGAGCAGCAGGTCGGCCAGCGCTCCCTCTTCCACGACCCCGAGCTTCCCCGGATAGGGATTGCGCAGTCCGGACAGGGCGAGGAGTTCGGCATTCGTCGACGTCGCCATGGTGAGTGCCTCGGCCGGCGTGTACCAGCGGGCGAGCGTCGCGAGCATGGCTCCCTGACGTTCGGCCAGCTCCTGCGAGAAAAGGATGTCCGTCCCGAAGGCGGTCTTGATATTGTGCGTCTTCGCCAGCGCATAGACCCTCTCGGTTCCCGCCAAAACCTGCTTCATCTTTGCCTGCTCCGCCGGGCCCAGAGCGTCGGCGCCGCCGAGGTCGAGGAACGGCTGCGTGCTCAGCCAGATCCCCCTTTCGGCCATCAGCCGGGCCGTGGCTTCGTCCATCAGGTGCCCGTGCTCGATGCACCGGACGCCGGCCGCAATCGACCGCTGGATGGAGACGGACGTGTAGGCATGGGTGCAGACGTAGGTTCCCCAGTTCTCGGCGGCCTCGACCGCCGCACGAAGTTCCGCCTCGGTGAAGGTGGATACGTCGAGCGGGCTGAACGGGGAGGCCACGCCGCCGCCGGCCGTCAGCTTGATCTGGGACGCACCCTGCATGAGTTGCTCCCGCGCCCGCAGGCGCACTTCGTCCGGGCTATCGGCGATCATGCTACCGCCGAGCTGCTCGACGCGTGCGAGCATTCCGCCGATGGTTCTCGGCAGGTCGGAGAGCGGGCGAAAGTCGCCATGGCCGCCGGTGATCGTGATGACGGCGCCAGAAGGATAGATGCGCGGGCCCGGCAAGAGGCCTTCGTCGATGGCGCGTTTGAGGTCGAAGGCTGGACCGCCCATGTCCCGGACGGTGGTGAACCCGCGCATTAGCGTCGCCGTGGCCTCGACCCCCGCCAGCAGATTCGAATAGCCGATCCCGCTCGAGAGAAGCGTCACGGGTGTCGGACGTACCATCATCGCGTGCCAATGCATGTCGATCAGCCCCGGCATCAGCACGCGCCCGTTCCCGGGAACGACCCGGACGGCGGCGTCCCGCGGGACGTCGATCGCGGCGGTCGAGACCTGCGCGATGACATTGCCTTTCACGAGGACATGGCTGGGCGCCGACAGCACGGAGTTCCTGCCGTCGAAGATGCGCACGTTCTCGATGAGCGTTGCCGCAGGGCCGGACGGGGCCGCCGCGTCAAGCTCGGCCGCGTCCGCCGGACCGATCGCGACGCACAGGATTGCCGCCGTCAGAAGCCGCCTGAACAATCGGGGGACCGGGCTGGCAGTCGCCGTGAAGACAGACATTGCGTTCCCCTGTTCTCGCACGTCCCGACCTCGTCGTGGCAACCGGCCCGGTCTGCGAACTCATACGGGGCTCCACATTCGATAGAGCGCGCAGGCGGGCCGGGCTCTCTCCGCTGGTGGCTCTGATCGGAGCTTAGCCCGTCTCATGCCGGCGAACCATCGGGGAAAACCCGGGCCAGACAGAGGAAATGCCGAAGCCGGGCCAGGTTCGATTCCGGTCCCGATGAGGTGTTTTCCTTGAGGCCTGCTCGCGTGCTCCACAGGGCCTCGCGCAGGGCGCCCCAACGGATGGGTCGCGACGATCCTTTCGGCGGTCTCGCCGAGATTCCGTTCCCGGGCATGCACGATCCCGGTGCGGGCCGATCCTGCGGATCGTGAGGCTGCGATCAGTGCTTGGAATCCGACCGGGCCTCCACGATCTCGCTCACGGCCCATTTAGTCGGCTGCTGCGTCCCGCCCTTGGGCTTCTCCTTTTTCGGCTTCTTGGATTCCCGATTCCCGTGCTGCTCCCGGTGTGCCATGACCGACTCCCTCTTCCAG is part of the Microvirga terrae genome and encodes:
- a CDS encoding M20/M25/M40 family metallo-hydrolase, with amino-acid sequence MDSFAPPLDVAAAEDHLMRFLSVEGVTGSEARIAAAVSDALRKAGVPASAIRFDTAHKRIPVPTETGNLIVDLPGTRPGPRLLFATHLDTVPLCAGAKPRREGDRIVSDGTTALGGDNRTGCAILVVLAETLLKHNLPHPPITLLFTVREESGLHGARELDPVDLGGAVMCINVDGQDPNDLIIGAVGQENWEVEIIGKASHAGVAPEKGISASLVGAIGLAEAQREGWFGKVVKADGKGTSNVGIFGGKDGKAAGDATNVVTDYAFIKGEARSPTSAFATAIAQGFEGAFRRGREAVKDDQGEMAEMTFTHTPSYPPFNLDETAPVVRRATRAMTMLGLTPNYVFSNGGLDANWLDKHGVPTVTIGAGQAEIHTIKEYVNLPEFATGCRLALLLATIEDE
- a CDS encoding AbgT family transporter, which produces MTTSTEVASKTSMQRFLDGVERVGNMVPHPVVIFLILIGIVIVLSAVLSLFGAAVTFERINPDTHLVETATTEIRSLLTADGIRFMYASLIPNFMGFTAVGLMIVAMIGAGVAEESGLVTALIRKLVIVSPAWALTYILSFVGIIASIAADAGYLVLIPLAGIAYLAVGRHPLAGLALGFAAVAGAFTVNMLIKPLDAVLVEFTNDAAHLVDPNRSIGLASNVWFSFASVLFLTVVVAFITDRIVAPRLGAYDPRLAAEGTTTEQSAELSEQESRGLRYAGLGLLGLIAVFCLLTLPSGAPLRNPETRELIGDSPFMSGLIALIMLMFLVTGWAYGIGAGTLRTLPEVIAAIEKSIKSLGGTIFLFFVLSQFVAYFTYTNMGTVMALSLSGALQAANIGALPLLLGFIVVVAIIDLLLTGAIAKWAIFAPVFVPLLMKLGVEPEAVLAAYRVGDSPMNAITPLNAYFALVVGFAQRYDRTAGVGTVVSLMLPYVVWMFVLWTALFALWKMLGLPWGL
- a CDS encoding AI-2E family transporter is translated as MTMATLIVLGAVYIAEAVIAPVAFSLFLIALVWPLQARLQAFVPRLVALAISVLLLVIAFSGFASLVVWAFSRVGRWILINLGRFQAIYNQMAAWLEEQGIVVASLWADHFNISWVVGLMQKFTGQVNTTLSFWLVVLVYVILGLLEVEGTARKIGTLPDQRMARVLLVGAAEGAVKIRRYMVVRTVMSALTGALVWLFAELFGLPLAQEWGVIAFTLNYIPFIGPFIATLFPTLLAMVQFDTWQAVITVFACLNVIQFVVGSYIEPRLSGSVLAMSPFVVLFSIFLWTFLWGLPGTFIGLPITIAFLTFCAQDPATRWLAVQLGPPDEADEPLPDHPHPKT
- a CDS encoding metallophosphoesterase family protein, with the protein product MMRKPPSEQPTGMMQDPIADPPIPLLIDPRGGDIEDDIASPKSRSLIAIGGRLLAEISVAKLIVAWIMLIGLPALLLGLAPLVILGWATTISGQLATALAGFWSLLIVGGLVALAWIGGRPVLRAAEQSLWSLNALAVQPVYALFREGLRHIGGKLAPDLEPQRRTRLYAAAALGGGLLLSGLSLWFVLLAWPSSRWIGHAGDVFTPLQLIAPALANAVVIVGCYVMGAALVWAVADGSLGRPADLMTFAEIPSGLRTWRIAHLSDLHMVGERYGFRIESGRTGPQGNGRMHRVLDRLESLHRHHPVDLVLITGDMTDAGRSAEWAEFLDAVGAYPDLARRLLILPGNHDVNVVDRANPARLELPTSPGKRLRQLRTLSAIEALHGGRVFCFDSKAGRLGPTLSERLAPYRNDIEAFAETGGIRQSLRVAQIWDDAFPLIVPPTTDEGIGVALLNSNAETHFSFTNALGIMSALQAQDLVAAIERYPRAGWIIALHHHMVEYPTPAQAFSERIGTALINGSWIVRQIRPFARRLVVFHGHRHTEWIGECGGVRIVSASSQVMHAAQSEGASFLVHTLAMVDDGLQLARPERVEVTFSDEDDREVVHPPRPAVPAERPAIASLDPGHRR
- a CDS encoding metal-dependent hydrolase family protein, which codes for MSVFTATASPVPRLFRRLLTAAILCVAIGPADAAELDAAAPSGPAATLIENVRIFDGRNSVLSAPSHVLVKGNVIAQVSTAAIDVPRDAAVRVVPGNGRVLMPGLIDMHWHAMMVRPTPVTLLSSGIGYSNLLAGVEATATLMRGFTTVRDMGGPAFDLKRAIDEGLLPGPRIYPSGAVITITGGHGDFRPLSDLPRTIGGMLARVEQLGGSMIADSPDEVRLRAREQLMQGASQIKLTAGGGVASPFSPLDVSTFTEAELRAAVEAAENWGTYVCTHAYTSVSIQRSIAAGVRCIEHGHLMDEATARLMAERGIWLSTQPFLDLGGADALGPAEQAKMKQVLAGTERVYALAKTHNIKTAFGTDILFSQELAERQGAMLATLARWYTPAEALTMATSTNAELLALSGLRNPYPGKLGVVEEGALADLLLVDGNPLENLDLVADPAKNFVVIMKDGRLYKDTLPR